Genomic window (Longimicrobiales bacterium):
CAGCCTCTGCTTGATCTGCTCGATGATGTAGCGCGCTGCGTCGAACGCAGGCTCCCGGTGCGGTGAGCTGACGGCAATGGCCACACTGACGTCGCCGACCGCAAGCTCACCCACGCGATGCACCACGGCGATCCGGTCGGTGCCCGCGCGCATCGCAGCCTCCGCCGCGATCTCGCCCAGCACCGGCCCGGCCATCTCGAGGAATGCATCGTAGCGCATGCCCGACACCGGGCG
Coding sequences:
- a CDS encoding molybdenum cofactor biosynthesis protein MoaE, with protein sequence MHTDVTPDVIDPQSVLERVGSPADGAAVLFLGTVREQNDDRPVSGMRYDAFLEMAGPVLGEIAAEAAMRAGTDRIAVVHRVGELAVGDVSVAIAVSSPHREPAFDAARYIIEQIKQRLPVWKQEHYVAGDARWLEGSVPPVDVR